A region of Candidatus Acidiferrales bacterium DNA encodes the following proteins:
- the hslV gene encoding ATP-dependent protease subunit HslV, with protein MKIRSTTVIGVNKDGKCAIGADGQVTIGQSVVKHNSKKVRKLYNDTVLAGFAGASADAFTLFERFEDKIQQYHGNLSRAAVELAKDWRMDKYLHRLEALLAVMNKETMLLISGTGDVVEPDDKIVAIGSGGNYALAAARSLIKHTNLSAKEIVLESLNVASEICIYTNKNFSIEEI; from the coding sequence ATGAAAATTCGTTCTACCACTGTAATCGGCGTCAACAAGGACGGCAAGTGCGCTATCGGTGCTGATGGGCAGGTCACCATCGGTCAATCGGTCGTGAAGCACAATTCCAAGAAGGTGAGAAAACTTTATAACGATACCGTCCTCGCCGGATTTGCGGGAGCTTCTGCTGATGCATTTACTCTGTTCGAACGATTCGAAGACAAGATTCAACAGTACCACGGTAATCTGAGCAGGGCAGCGGTTGAGCTCGCGAAGGATTGGCGGATGGACAAATACCTGCACAGGCTCGAGGCTCTTCTTGCAGTGATGAACAAAGAAACGATGCTTCTCATTTCTGGGACCGGTGATGTAGTGGAACCTGACGACAAAATCGTTGCAATAGGCTCTGGAGGCAATTATGCTCTCGCGGCGGCGCGTTCTTTGATAAAGCATACGAACCTTTCTGCAAAAGAAATTGTGCTGGAGTCCCTCAACGTCGCCTCTGAGATTTGTATATACACCAACAAGAATTTTTCAATAGAAGAAATTTAG
- a CDS encoding 2,3-bisphosphoglycerate-dependent phosphoglycerate mutase: MSKLVLVRHGESQWNLENRFTGWVDVPLSERGVKEAESAGEKLKSYRFDLGYCSKLKRAIDTLKIVLQKTGQTNLPVEYDTALNERHYGDLQGLNKAETAKKYGDEQVHIWRRSYDVPPPNGESLKDTAARVLPYWKFKIYPDVKAGKEILVVAHGNSLRSLVMFLDNMTKEQVLELNIPTGVPLVYEFSGEKVLSKKYLE, from the coding sequence ATGTCTAAACTTGTTTTAGTCCGCCATGGTGAATCGCAATGGAATCTTGAAAATCGTTTTACCGGCTGGGTCGATGTACCACTATCAGAGCGCGGTGTCAAAGAGGCGGAATCTGCCGGCGAGAAATTGAAAAGTTACAGGTTTGATCTCGGATACTGTTCCAAGCTCAAGCGTGCGATAGATACCCTGAAAATCGTCCTGCAGAAAACCGGACAAACCAACCTTCCTGTTGAATATGATACGGCGCTTAACGAGAGACACTATGGTGATCTTCAAGGCTTGAATAAAGCAGAGACAGCAAAGAAGTATGGGGATGAACAAGTGCATATCTGGAGGAGAAGCTACGACGTTCCGCCTCCAAACGGTGAGAGCCTCAAAGATACAGCGGCCAGGGTTCTACCTTACTGGAAATTCAAGATTTATCCTGATGTCAAGGCGGGGAAGGAAATTCTAGTCGTCGCGCATGGAAACAGCCTACGTTCACTCGTGATGTTCCTCGACAACATGACGAAAGAGCAGGTGCTTGAGTTGAATATTCCAACCGGCGTCCCGCTGGTTTATGAATTCAGCGGCGAGAAGGTTCTCAGCAAAAAATATCTGGAATAA
- the blaOXA gene encoding class D beta-lactamase, whose amino-acid sequence MKRFIASFCVTVVAISPCCSQSLDSSFVSALFRGHDGTFVLCDKNKGEYFRYNSKRCAQRFLPASTYKIPNALIGLETGVIPDSNYVIKWDGNPEPIKEWERDHDLKSAIQFSVVWYFQELARRVGREREQRWLDTLDYGNKIIGDSVDRFWLDNSLRISADEQVEFLKKLYGETLPFSKRSMKIVKDIMSSEQIGKATIKFKTGTGHFEDPTDRATHFIGWLVGYVEREGEVYVFAFNVDGKDFDEVSRLRDSAPVEIMKEAGIL is encoded by the coding sequence ATGAAACGATTTATCGCATCGTTTTGCGTTACAGTCGTGGCAATATCTCCATGCTGCTCGCAATCACTTGATAGTTCTTTCGTCTCAGCGCTTTTTCGCGGACATGATGGCACGTTTGTCCTGTGCGATAAAAACAAAGGCGAATATTTTAGATACAATTCTAAACGTTGCGCCCAACGTTTCTTGCCTGCCTCGACGTACAAGATTCCAAATGCGCTGATCGGATTGGAGACCGGCGTAATTCCGGATTCGAATTACGTCATAAAGTGGGACGGCAACCCTGAGCCCATCAAGGAATGGGAACGAGACCACGATTTGAAGTCGGCTATTCAGTTCTCGGTTGTCTGGTATTTCCAGGAGCTCGCACGAAGGGTAGGCAGAGAACGAGAGCAGCGCTGGCTTGATACGCTCGATTATGGCAACAAAATAATCGGCGACAGTGTCGACCGTTTCTGGTTAGATAACAGTCTGAGGATCTCCGCCGACGAGCAAGTTGAATTTCTGAAGAAGCTCTATGGTGAGACTCTTCCATTCTCAAAACGTTCGATGAAGATTGTCAAAGATATAATGTCGTCGGAGCAGATCGGAAAGGCAACGATTAAATTCAAAACCGGAACGGGTCATTTCGAAGACCCCACCGACAGAGCTACACATTTTATCGGATGGCTCGTGGGATATGTCGAGCGCGAAGGCGAGGTTTATGTTTTTGCATTCAATGTTGACGGAAAGGATTTTGATGAAGTCTCCCGCCTCAGGGATTCAGCTCCCGTGGAGATCATGAAAGAGGCGGGGATCCTGTGA
- a CDS encoding GNAT family N-acetyltransferase produces MADFKVEIADYAAYAKFLSDNPPDNPYSLLPLLEAYRDAFSTDFQLLLIMRNEVPVASSALFAGKRFFQPTIKLMPLRIYDGVHFRILEESKFQKHEQERLSALQSLEKYLESNFAFHQMVFPPGFYDLRSYQWSDARVIPQYTYVVELSNFSEEHYTKSLKEVLRAAEHSGLIAGAGGVEDLVSLQQIAYGRHRRRSPVSAGVLHKLLSGLNLTGLLDIKCVRNRSSDVVSAMALLRTNLNTFFYVAGTDAAAEKGASHLLYHEILKSEKEKGICSVDFCGANTPSINLFKSAFGPRLEIYFRVWRANRLPTRLVSLVKKI; encoded by the coding sequence ATGGCTGACTTTAAAGTTGAGATAGCGGATTACGCAGCCTATGCAAAATTCTTGTCCGATAACCCTCCTGACAATCCTTATTCGCTTCTTCCTTTGTTGGAGGCATATAGGGATGCTTTCTCAACTGATTTCCAGTTGCTGTTGATAATGAGGAATGAAGTCCCGGTCGCATCCAGCGCATTGTTTGCGGGGAAAAGATTCTTTCAGCCAACAATAAAGTTGATGCCGTTGAGAATCTACGATGGCGTCCATTTCCGGATACTTGAAGAATCAAAATTCCAAAAGCATGAGCAGGAAAGACTTTCAGCGCTTCAGTCTCTGGAGAAATATCTTGAGTCGAATTTCGCATTTCATCAGATGGTTTTCCCGCCCGGATTTTACGACCTTCGATCCTACCAGTGGTCGGACGCCAGAGTAATTCCACAGTACACTTACGTAGTAGAGCTTTCGAATTTTTCAGAAGAACATTACACCAAGTCCTTGAAAGAAGTTCTGCGAGCCGCTGAACATTCCGGTCTAATTGCCGGAGCCGGAGGCGTGGAAGACCTGGTGTCGCTGCAACAAATTGCTTATGGCCGTCATCGGAGGAGATCCCCGGTATCGGCCGGCGTGCTGCACAAGCTATTGAGTGGATTGAATCTCACCGGGTTGCTCGACATAAAATGTGTAAGAAACAGAAGTAGCGATGTCGTTTCCGCGATGGCATTGCTACGTACGAACTTAAATACGTTCTTTTATGTTGCCGGAACCGACGCAGCGGCAGAAAAAGGTGCTTCTCATCTGCTATATCATGAAATACTGAAATCTGAAAAGGAAAAGGGGATATGTTCCGTTGATTTCTGCGGTGCAAACACACCTTCAATCAACCTTTTCAAATCCGCTTTCGGTCCTCGGTTAGAGATCTATTTTAGGGTCTGGAGAGCGAACCGCTTGCCCACACGCCTCGTGTCTCTCGTTAAGAAAATTTGA
- a CDS encoding oligosaccharide flippase family protein — MDQAVTKGEPAYGESEQISLTQNAGLVGISKLISIFGSLVASIALARILSRSEYGNYEQVWLVYNSSLPLIAYGLSSSVYFFSARENRRTVYSAVVLAASIIGILVGIVLMLIAPSISRLFNSSQLTDYIRMFAVYSVISSSSIMFESVFVTEKKVGLLLLGNTITSVLFAIMVSLSAFEFHSLTVVFISVIIVGGCKSFYLLIFLMRTRNLTVHRVFPVMKAQLYYALPIFVSTMMGIISKQIDKYLVTLFYSSDQFAVYAVGSKEIPLIAVITGSASAVLFPVLSNFGFLEMRHKFVEVWKNSISKTGFFLLPMMVFLLFSAGDFMYFLFGQKYVASATIFRIFLLLIPLRLAFYGQALFSLGKQKLYMYTAIGEMILSGAASYFLLAKYGLEGAAVGKIIITYLQVIIIVGALLIFLKTNIREFFPWIKILKILILSMIASAPAFYVGNYFSNVYVRFMIESSLFASAYAAAAIATKSVRLVDLRRLRFTVN, encoded by the coding sequence ATGGACCAAGCAGTAACGAAAGGCGAACCCGCCTACGGGGAAAGCGAACAAATCTCTCTCACTCAAAATGCAGGGCTTGTCGGAATCTCGAAGCTGATAAGCATTTTCGGTTCCCTCGTGGCTTCGATAGCACTCGCGAGGATTCTGTCGCGTTCCGAGTATGGAAACTACGAGCAAGTTTGGCTGGTTTACAACTCGTCTCTCCCTCTGATCGCGTACGGACTCAGCAGCTCAGTCTATTTTTTTTCGGCGAGAGAAAATAGACGGACCGTCTATTCGGCGGTTGTGCTCGCCGCGTCAATCATCGGCATTCTCGTTGGAATCGTCCTAATGCTCATTGCCCCATCGATTTCGCGATTGTTTAATTCCAGCCAGCTTACCGATTATATACGTATGTTTGCCGTTTACTCGGTGATATCTTCGTCCTCCATCATGTTTGAATCGGTTTTCGTGACCGAGAAGAAAGTTGGACTGCTGTTGTTGGGGAATACGATAACATCGGTTCTGTTTGCCATCATGGTTTCACTTTCCGCGTTTGAGTTTCACAGTTTGACCGTTGTGTTCATTTCGGTCATTATCGTCGGGGGATGCAAATCGTTTTATCTCTTGATTTTTCTAATGAGAACACGAAACTTAACCGTTCATAGAGTATTTCCCGTTATGAAGGCGCAACTGTACTATGCGCTTCCGATTTTCGTGAGCACCATGATGGGGATAATCAGCAAGCAGATCGACAAGTATTTAGTGACCCTTTTTTATTCTTCGGATCAGTTTGCGGTGTACGCGGTAGGCTCGAAGGAGATTCCGTTGATTGCGGTCATCACCGGATCGGCGTCTGCAGTCCTTTTCCCAGTGTTGAGCAACTTTGGTTTCCTTGAGATGCGTCATAAGTTCGTCGAGGTTTGGAAAAATTCCATTTCAAAGACCGGCTTTTTCCTTCTTCCGATGATGGTGTTCCTTCTGTTTTCTGCCGGAGATTTTATGTATTTTCTGTTCGGACAGAAGTACGTTGCGAGCGCAACTATCTTCCGCATTTTTCTACTTCTTATCCCGCTAAGGCTGGCATTTTACGGTCAGGCGCTTTTTTCTCTCGGGAAACAAAAACTTTACATGTATACTGCAATTGGAGAAATGATCTTGAGCGGCGCTGCATCATATTTCCTTTTGGCGAAATACGGGCTCGAAGGTGCTGCGGTCGGTAAAATAATCATCACATACCTTCAAGTGATAATCATTGTCGGGGCGCTTCTTATTTTTCTCAAAACAAACATCAGAGAATTTTTCCCATGGATTAAAATTCTGAAAATATTAATTTTATCCATGATAGCATCCGCACCGGCTTTCTATGTCGGAAATTATTTTTCAAACGTTTATGTGCGTTTTATGATAGAAAGTTCCCTTTTCGCATCGGCTTACGCCGCTGCGGCAATCGCGACGAAGTCCGTGCGTCTAGTAGATCTAAGGAGACTTCGATTTACCGTGAATTGA
- the hslU gene encoding ATP-dependent protease ATPase subunit HslU, whose amino-acid sequence MAKFPKQITIDSVKKELTPREVVRELDKYIIGQDAAKKSVGIALRNRWRRQQVPENLREEIMPNNIILIGPTGVGKTEIARRLAKLSNAPFVKVEASKFTEVGYVGRDVESMIRDLVEIAVANVKAEKTAEVRERARTMAEERVLDELMPVKPQRKVKSAESGPDNGEEELERRESREKLRLMLRNGELDKRTVEVQVNIEVMPMMQVFGPFGTEDLGPQFQDMLSNIMPKKTKSRRVSIPDALKIFEQEEAQKLVDMEGVIREALRKVEDSGIVFIDEIDKIASTGGESHGPDVSREGVQKDLLPIVEGSTVMTKYGMAKTDHILFIASGAFHTAKPSDLIPELQGRFPIRVELNSLNEEDFYKILTKPENALIKQYTAILATEGIEISFSEDAIREVAKVATEVNEQVENIGARRLHTIMTTLLEDILFDVPDKIDEREIMITRDLVHEKLSKIVRDRDLSKYIL is encoded by the coding sequence ATGGCAAAGTTTCCCAAACAGATAACCATTGATAGTGTAAAGAAAGAGCTGACTCCGCGTGAAGTTGTCCGCGAACTTGACAAGTATATCATCGGACAGGATGCTGCGAAAAAATCGGTTGGCATTGCGCTGCGCAACAGGTGGCGAAGACAGCAAGTGCCGGAAAACCTCCGTGAAGAAATAATGCCGAACAATATAATCCTGATCGGACCGACCGGGGTTGGGAAGACGGAAATTGCCCGACGTCTCGCCAAACTTTCTAACGCCCCCTTTGTCAAAGTTGAGGCCTCGAAGTTTACTGAAGTTGGATATGTGGGACGAGATGTTGAGTCCATGATACGCGACCTGGTGGAAATTGCGGTTGCTAATGTAAAGGCCGAGAAAACCGCGGAAGTCAGGGAACGTGCCAGGACAATGGCTGAGGAACGTGTGCTTGATGAACTGATGCCCGTGAAGCCTCAGAGGAAAGTCAAATCCGCCGAAAGCGGACCCGACAACGGCGAGGAGGAATTGGAACGGAGAGAGTCACGAGAGAAACTGCGGCTAATGCTCCGCAATGGAGAGCTTGATAAGAGAACGGTGGAAGTTCAGGTTAACATCGAAGTCATGCCTATGATGCAGGTCTTCGGGCCGTTCGGCACCGAAGATCTTGGACCGCAATTTCAGGACATGCTTAGCAACATCATGCCGAAAAAAACAAAGTCGAGGCGGGTATCGATTCCCGATGCCTTGAAAATTTTCGAGCAGGAAGAAGCGCAGAAGCTTGTTGACATGGAAGGAGTAATCAGAGAGGCTCTGCGGAAGGTCGAGGACAGCGGAATCGTCTTTATCGATGAGATCGATAAGATAGCTAGCACGGGCGGCGAAAGCCATGGCCCCGATGTCTCGCGTGAAGGCGTTCAGAAAGATCTGCTGCCGATTGTCGAAGGCTCAACGGTGATGACAAAGTACGGAATGGCCAAGACTGACCACATACTCTTCATTGCAAGCGGCGCATTCCACACCGCGAAACCGTCCGACCTTATTCCGGAACTTCAGGGCAGATTTCCGATCAGAGTTGAACTGAATAGTCTCAATGAAGAAGATTTTTACAAAATTCTGACGAAGCCCGAGAACGCTCTGATAAAACAGTATACCGCCATTCTCGCCACTGAGGGAATCGAAATAAGTTTCAGCGAAGATGCAATTCGTGAAGTTGCAAAAGTTGCGACGGAAGTAAATGAGCAGGTCGAAAACATCGGCGCGAGAAGGCTTCATACAATCATGACAACCCTGCTGGAAGATATCTTATTCGATGTTCCCGATAAAATTGACGAGCGGGAAATTATGATTACCCGCGATCTTGTCCATGAAAAGTTGAGCAAGATTGTCAGGGACCGCGATCTGAGCAAGTACATCCTCTAA